The window CCAccaacaaacctatggttggcgttccatctccattgtttcctgtggtgtggcccacctgaaatgtGTAGTTAGTAGTATTTCATCCTGATACTTAGAATCGAGGagcgcacctgatggacggagtggatggaaGACAGACAACATGGTGGTCCCACAGATCTTCGTTGTTCTTCGAAGGGGTTGCAGGGGagagggtttagggttttagctctccctccctctcaagCTCTGCCACATTTCATAAACCCTACCAatataaaaaaacagaaaagaaaaaggacCAAAATCTCCCTCTCCTCCATTTCTATTTACTAAGGATCTCTCTCCATTTCAAAAACCCTACCAGGAGTTAAAAAAAGACAAAAATCTCCCTCTCCCCCCTCTCTATTTCCCAAGAATGGGCAGCAACCAGGCAGCGGTCTCCTTCCTCACAAACCTCGCACGTGCGGCCATTGGCCTCGGCGCCGCCTCGACCCTCCTCTCCTCCTCCCTCTACACCGTCGACGGCGGCCAGCGCGCCGTCCTCTTCGACCGCTTCCGGGGAGTTCTTGACGACACAGTCGGTGAGGGGACCCACTTCCTGGTCCCCTTACTCCAACAGCCGTACATCTTCGACATCCGTACTCGGCCCCACACCTTCTCCTCCATCTCCGGCACCAAGGATCTCCAGATGGTCAATCTCACCCTTCGCCTCCTCTCTCGCCCTGACGTCGAACACCTCCCCCACATCTTCAAAACCCTAGGCCTTGAATACGACGAGAAGGTCTTGCCGTCCATCGGCAACGAGGTCCTCAAGGCTGTCGTCGCCCAATTCAATGCCGACCAGCTCCTCACCGATCGGCCCCACGTTTCTGCTCTCGTCCGTGAGTCCCTCATCCGCCGTGCCCGTGACTTCAACATCGTGCTTGATGACGTCGCCATCACACATCTCTCCTACGGTGCTGAATTCTCCAAGGCCGTTGAGCAGAAGCAGGTTGCGCAGCAGGAGGCTGAGCGGTCCAAGTTTGTGGTGGCCAAGGCTGAGCAGGAGCGGCGGGCTGCGATCATCCGGGCTGAGGGTGAGAGTGAGTCTGCGAAGCTGATCTCGGACGCCACTGCCGCTGCTGGGATGGGGCTGATTGAGCTCAGGAGGATTGAGGCATCGAGGGAGATTGCCGCCACGCTGGCGAAGACACCTAATGTCGCGTACCTCCCCAGCGGGAACAACATGCTGCTGGGGCTGAACCCGTCCCTGGCACCAGGGCGTTGATGGGCCAGAATGACCTGCGGCGGTGATTGAATCTTTCACTCTGGTTTGATTGTTATATTTCTTAGTTTTTTAGCATATCAAGTTGAATGATAAATTGGAGGATTTTGAGTAGCTTCCGACTTTCCATTGGGggatttttcaattctctttgtGACTGTTTCTTGTTCTGGATTTTTGGCCTAGTCCTAATTTTTGGAACATGGGTTTATGAGAATAGTAACAAAGGTCTTGATTTCAGTTTATATCTGTACTTATTTTTTTGTTGATGTTTGTGGAATGTGttggatgattttttatttttttttggtgttttttatattttcaatgtttgtttTGAATGACAATTTCTAATTTGAGTATGATTATGCAGATTTCTTTTGACAATCTTTGGTTTTGTATTCACATTTCACGAATGTTCGATGATATGATTGTATTTAGGGGCATTTGATAGCATGGATTTGGGTTCTGACTCAAGGATCCAAATCCTGGATTTTGGATTATTTCAGTTGTGTTTAGCAGCCTGGATTTTCAATAATGTGGAATCTAGACATTTGTGTTTGGCAGCCTGGATTTTCAATCATGTGGAATCTAGACATTTATGTTTGGCAACCTGGATTTTGGGCCTTGAAGAGGGGAGGATAGAGCAATGATGTCAGTTGGAGAGGATTGAAAATCCAGGATTTTGCACCCTGGCTTTTCTCTCGGATTTTAAAAGGGGCCCTTCCGAGGGTTTTCAGTCTAAGTTGTATTCGAAATAGATGATTCTGGGGAGGGCGAAACATGATTTGGATTGAAAATCCTGGATTCCAGTTCCTAACTGTCCAATATCCATGCTGCCAAACGGCCCCTTGCATTATTTTTGTTGGACCTTATGTTTTCGTGTAATCACTGCATTGTCCATGTTATATGTCTAAAATGGCGTTCTTTTGGTTTTCCATTTTGTTTATTATGTTGTGGAACTGGTGTTGaaaaaatttttattttgaaaatttgtattttCAGTGTTGAATTTGAGTAATTAATGAAGTGTATTCTTGGCATGTTAGAATTGGTTATGCcggtttgattttatgtttatgtttcaTGAATTGTGTTTATGCAATGTATAAGTGATGTATGTAAACATGCTGTTGAATGTGTGGAAGCAAAATTGCTTGATTAGAATAAAATTTGATAGCTAGTTTCTTAACTATTTGTCGATGCGATCAAAGCTGGTTTGCTTAGTAGGTGTAGAACCATGGACTAGTTTCTAGATAAAGTGTTGCTTCAGGTATTTGTTCTCACGGTTGCAACAATTGAGGCCCATGATCCCTTTGAAATAGTGCTGAAAAGTGACATTAGGGTATTTTGATCTGTCTTGAATCTTTCCAAATTCATTAGTGCAGTTTTTGACATTTGCTATTGCGCTATGTTTGGAAGTCCCCAATTCTTGAGGTTGACTCAATGGGCATCAGCCAATATACAAATGAGATACATTCTGGACTTTTCTTGTGATTTGGGGCGGAAAGTGGGAAAACGGAAGTAAAGATTCATGTTGGTTCTACTTTTTGAATTTCCTAAATATCAAACCTACATTGTTAGCTTGGAAGTCATGCCAAGTGCATTGTAGCAGTACATCTAAACATTTTCATTTACTTTCCTCATGAAAAATCTACCACTAGTAAAGATTTTGAAGGGATCTTATGTCATTAATGGTTTTCTATTTCAAGAGATTTGAGTCTTAGGAGATCTTTAATAGGATATAAAAAATACTTGAGGGTATCTTTAATAAGATTTATTAATATCTTGGAAGATCTTAATAATATAAGTTAGAGATAAGTATAAGAGAATAAATGGGGAATATTGAGGTCCATATATTTGTGGTGTTTTTGGATTCTTTTTTCttaatctgtgtgtgtgtgtgtgtgtgtgcagatGCCGTAGGTCAATGAAGATTGGAATTAAAAAAGAGTTCAAGTTTAGGGAGGAAGTATTCTTTTGCAGAAGGAGAAATGTGCGTACGTGCATGCATGGAGAAATGTGCgtacgtgcatgcatg of the Magnolia sinica isolate HGM2019 chromosome 7, MsV1, whole genome shotgun sequence genome contains:
- the LOC131251514 gene encoding prohibitin-3, mitochondrial, coding for MGSNQAAVSFLTNLARAAIGLGAASTLLSSSLYTVDGGQRAVLFDRFRGVLDDTVGEGTHFLVPLLQQPYIFDIRTRPHTFSSISGTKDLQMVNLTLRLLSRPDVEHLPHIFKTLGLEYDEKVLPSIGNEVLKAVVAQFNADQLLTDRPHVSALVRESLIRRARDFNIVLDDVAITHLSYGAEFSKAVEQKQVAQQEAERSKFVVAKAEQERRAAIIRAEGESESAKLISDATAAAGMGLIELRRIEASREIAATLAKTPNVAYLPSGNNMLLGLNPSLAPGR